The Brevibacterium atlanticum genome segment GGCGAGAAATGACCTTGCCAAAGAGTCACCCACCTCGAAACATCTGCAGACGGGCCGTACAGTCCCATGCTCAAATCGCGCCGAAACACCATCAAGAACCTGTCGAAATTCGATCTCGTAGCACAGCAAACTCGACAGCAGCGCGACCATCTCCGCGCTAGCTCGCTTGAAGTAGCGAACACTCGCATCGTCCCCGGTAGCCTGCTCGCCGAGGCATGCACCTCCGACGATGCTCGGCCCCGAGACGAACATGCAGGTATCGTTGTGGCGACCTTGTCGGCTCTCAAACGAGTCGATCATTCGATCCGCAGAATCCACGAGGCGAGTCAGGGTGCGGCGAATGTGTCGTTGGCAGTTTGCGGCTACGACGTCGAACGCGACAACCTCGAAACCCACGTTGACGACCCAGCCTGGACATCGGCCCGGCCAAAGAGCACATTGACGCGACTGACCGTGGGCAGACCCGTGCGATCGACCGCTACCGAGTAGGACGTTCGGAAGTCATAGTCCTCGCCGGCCAGGTTCGCGATCTAGGATCCGCCGAAGTACGCCCGGCCCCCGATTCGACGACGAAATCCGCGCAACTCATCGTCCATTCGACCAGTTCAGCTTCAGTGGTCGCGCCCCGTTCCATGACGAAGAAGGGCGGATGCACGCTTGGTGCTCACTGACGCAGCAGGAAACTCACTCGACTTTGCGAGTTCAGAGCTCTAGATACCTGCATTCGCATCATCAGCACAGCTACTTCCGGTCTCGCCCGCTCCGTGTAGCTTTCAACCTGCGATTGAGTCGTCCACGTTTGGATCCGCCCGAACCGACTTGAGGAAGCTTGGAGACGTCCATGCTCATGCGTTCCTGATAGTAGCCGTAGGATCGACGGAGCTTTCGACTCATCTTCTCCCGGTACTGTCGGCGAGTCGTTCCCGCGTATTGGGGAATATTGCTGCGCAGCTCAACTAGCGAATACGCGGTGGCACTGCTGTCGGGAGCAATAATGCCCTTCAGCCCTGAGAAGAGCGTGGTATAGACAGACATGAGAGTATCTGGGTCCTTGGTGACGCCTTCGTCCATCGCACGGTCGAGTGACTCAATGACGGTTTCAGAGCGCCATTCAGACGCGGGAAGAGCACGTTCGGGGTAGCCCATTGATCGGTAAAAGTCGGGCACCTTGAAATTCCAGGACAGGCCGATAGAGGGGATACCCAATGCGAAGGAGGTGATACTCGCATGGAGTCGATAGGCGATCACGCCGTCGCATGCGCGCAGCTGCTCAACCAGCTCTTCCGGTGAGTTCAAGGTGACGGCGGCCTTCTTCGCGGGGACTCCGTGATGTCTGACGAGAGAATCTAGGAAGATCTCGTCAGAAAAGTGCCCAGTGGTGAATAGTCGATAGTCGTCACCGCGCGCCTCTAGGTCGGCGATCACGGAAAGCCAGAACTTGCGCTGTTCAGCTTCTGGAAAATCGATGCCATTGTCGGCAAAGATCCCCGCCCGTGTCACTACCAATCCTATACGCTTTCCGGAGAAGGCGGGATCTCGTCGAACAGTGCCCTGAACATTGGCGAACACCGTATCAGCGAAAACGGCAGGATCGGCGACCAGTGACGTCGGGATGTCAGAACCGGCAACATACTTCTTGACCGAGTCAAGGTCATCACGGGTAGTGATCTGCCGAACGACAGGAAGGTTGAGAGCCTCCCTGAGTTGCTGCGATCGCGAATCGGAATCGGAATATGGTTCGACTCCGATGCTCGAGAAGAGTACCGGAACTCCGTATTCCTGGGCGAGTTCAAGAGTCCGGATGGTGCGCAAATAGAAGCTCTGATACTTGTAGTTGAAGAGCGGAGCACCGCCGAAGACGATGACATCGGCGCGAGATATCGCCCGCCGTGCAGGTTCGAGAAGTGCTTCGTCCCGAGTGCTCATGTATTTGCGGCTGATGATGCTGGCCGCTCTGCTTCTGATCTTGAGCGAGCCTGTACCGATACCGAGGTTCTTAGCAGCCGCCTTGAGCAGGCTGATGACCGATGCCTCGATGATCTGATCGCCGATGTTGTCTGAATCTCGATTGGTCAAGAGCAGAACTTC includes the following:
- a CDS encoding glycosyltransferase family protein, with the translated sequence MLKSRRNTIKNLSKFDLVAQQTRQQRDHLRASSLEVANTRIVPGSLLAEACTSDDARPRDEHAGIVVATLSALKRVDHSIRRIHEASQGAANVSLAVCGYDVERDNLETHVDDPAWTSARPKSTLTRLTVGRPVRSTATE